In Scophthalmus maximus strain ysfricsl-2021 chromosome 16, ASM2237912v1, whole genome shotgun sequence, the following proteins share a genomic window:
- the LOC118287372 gene encoding epidermal growth factor receptor kinase substrate 8-like protein 1 isoform X1: MTNISQYLVNHLLTFSLQDGDVQSVEEARSRLSFLAQNKKLWSQQMFLDVGAEAIQLRDIQSKDELENYSFKSIYRCDAINTVKPFQSLLMLICQGEDQKKPDILFFHCETVPAEEICDNIKRRVSGSSSSRTQKIAEASRLPQAGGEMIDPYGIPSPPIAQAPNAPPSNPPPYPGPRASNAVSGGPDLSFLRAEREVAILNHCFDDIESFMGKLQQTADAATVLSQRKKKKKKSKKQTAEEDLLTMKARPPPEEEFIDIFQKFKYCFSLLARLKSTIASPSSEELVHHVFKPLDMMVKTTGGPALGASLSSPAMTSSAVSLLDDNLNDEERQLWRSLGPNWTHSRSQIRGPVAPYTPVFLDGWKPEALRADGQVWEDPVESQHKHEALRVQQELVGPPDSHVGDETDASTLPQDPERLYSCSYDFIARNSSELSVQQGETLEVVESSKRWWKCRNRFSQIGFVPFNILEPITHIDSPVTNKPPSAPAPPPLAKTFSVVLPSPPALPQAPTHSPQRPRSLPPYNQQMSAAEDSDKVMLVNDELLQRLTNGKTNLHKPLVIPRSSETSVPLDFHSPPEEVAEWLRGKGFSEPTVSCLGVLTGAQLFSLNKEELRAVIPDEGARVYSQLNVQKALLEDARRATELETVMEKQKMKVDLKLESSTL, encoded by the exons ATGACTAACATCTCACAATATCTTGTTAAT CACCTGCTGACGTTCTCACTCCAGGACGGGGATGTGCAGAGTGTGGAGGAAGCCCGCTCACGCCTCTCCTTCCTGGCTCAGAACAAAAAGCTGTGGAGTCAACAGATGTTCCTGGACGTCGGAGCAGAGGCCATTCAGCTGCGAGACATACAGAGCAAG GATGAGCTGGAGAACTACTCCTTCAAATCTATCTACCGATGTGATGCCATAAACACAGTGAAACCCTTCCAGTCCCTCCTGATGTTAATCTGCCAAGGTGAAGATCAGAAGAAGCCCGACATTCTATTCTTCCACTGCGAGACTGTGCCG GCAGAGGAGATCTGTGACAACATCAAGCGGAGGGTTTCGggttcctccagcagcaggactCAGAAGATCGCAGAGGCCTCCAG gcTTCCTCAGGCTGGAGGAGAGATGATCGACCCTTACGGAATTCCAAGTCCCCCCATCGCACAGGCTCCAAATGCCCCGCCATCAAACCCTCCACCTTACCCTGGACCCAGAG CATCAAACGCTGTGAGCGGTGGGCCTGATCTCTCTTTCCTACGAGCAGAGCGAGAAGTG gCTATCCTCAACCACTGCTTCGACGACATCGAGAGCTTCATGGGCAAGCTGCAGCAGACGGCCGATGCTGCGACGGTGCTGagccagaggaagaagaaaaagaagaaaagtaaaaagcaaaCTGCAGAAG AAGACTTACTCACTATGAAGGCCCGCCCCCCACCAGAGGAGGAATTCATTGATATCTTCCAGAAATTCAAATATTGCTTCAGCCTACTG GCCCGTCTGAAATCAACCATCGCCAGTCCTTCATCAGAGGAGCTTGTTCACCATGTATTCAAACCTTTGGACATG ATGGTGAAAACAACCGGAGGACCAGCTCTGGGAGCCTCACTGTCCAGCCCCGCCATGACGAGCTCCGCTGTGTCCCTGCTAGACGACAACCTGAACGACGAGGAGAGGCAGCTGTGGAGGTCTCTGGGTCCAAACTGGACACACTCTCG CTCTCAGATCCGGGGGCCTGTAGCTCCATACACCCCTGTGTTCTTGGACGGTTGGAAACCAGAAGCCTTGAGAGCAGACGGGCAGGTTTGGGAAGATCCTGTGGAGTCACAGCACAAACATGAAGCCCTCCGAGTACAACAAGAG CTGGTTGGTCCTCCAGACAGCCACGTCGGCGATGAAAC agACGCCAGCACACTCCCGCAAGATCCCGAAAGACTCTACAGCTGCAGTTATGACTTCATAGCCAGGAACAGCAGCGAGCTTTCAGTGCAGCAGGGGGAGACACTTGAG GTGGTTGAATCATCCAAGCGCTGGTGGAAGTGTCGTAATCGGTTCAGCCAGATAGGCTTTGTCCCCTTCAACATCCTGGAGCCCATAACTCACATAGACAGCCCGGTCACCAACAAACCCCCCAGT GCTCCCGCCCCGCCTCCCCTCGCCAAGACTTTTTCTGTAGTCCTACCCAGCCCTCCTGCTCTGCCCCAGGCACCCACCCACTCCCCACAGCGCCCACGCAGCTTACCACCATACAACCAGCAAATGTCAGCCGCAGAGGACTCGGATAAAG TCATGTTGGTGAACGACGAGCTGCTCCAGAGGCTGACCAACGGGAAGACGAACCTACATAAACCTCTGGTCATCCCTCGCTCCTCAGAGACATCCGTTCCTCTGGACTTCCACTCTCCTCCAGAGGAAGTGGCCGAGTGGCTCAGAGGGAAAGGCTTCAGTGAACC GACGGTGTCATGTCTGGGAGTGCTGACGGGCGCCCAGCTCTTCTCCCTCAACAAGGAGGAGTTACGGGCTGTGATTCCAGACGAGGGTGCCAGAGTCTACAGTCAGCTCAATGTGCAGAAAGCACTGCTGGAG
- the LOC118287372 gene encoding epidermal growth factor receptor kinase substrate 8-like protein 1 isoform X2, with product MFLDVGAEAIQLRDIQSKDELENYSFKSIYRCDAINTVKPFQSLLMLICQGEDQKKPDILFFHCETVPAEEICDNIKRRVSGSSSSRTQKIAEASRLPQAGGEMIDPYGIPSPPIAQAPNAPPSNPPPYPGPRASNAVSGGPDLSFLRAEREVAILNHCFDDIESFMGKLQQTADAATVLSQRKKKKKKSKKQTAEEDLLTMKARPPPEEEFIDIFQKFKYCFSLLARLKSTIASPSSEELVHHVFKPLDMMVKTTGGPALGASLSSPAMTSSAVSLLDDNLNDEERQLWRSLGPNWTHSRSQIRGPVAPYTPVFLDGWKPEALRADGQVWEDPVESQHKHEALRVQQELVGPPDSHVGDETDASTLPQDPERLYSCSYDFIARNSSELSVQQGETLEVVESSKRWWKCRNRFSQIGFVPFNILEPITHIDSPVTNKPPSAPAPPPLAKTFSVVLPSPPALPQAPTHSPQRPRSLPPYNQQMSAAEDSDKVMLVNDELLQRLTNGKTNLHKPLVIPRSSETSVPLDFHSPPEEVAEWLRGKGFSEPTVSCLGVLTGAQLFSLNKEELRAVIPDEGARVYSQLNVQKALLEDARRATELETVMEKQKMKVDLKLESSTL from the exons ATGTTCCTGGACGTCGGAGCAGAGGCCATTCAGCTGCGAGACATACAGAGCAAG GATGAGCTGGAGAACTACTCCTTCAAATCTATCTACCGATGTGATGCCATAAACACAGTGAAACCCTTCCAGTCCCTCCTGATGTTAATCTGCCAAGGTGAAGATCAGAAGAAGCCCGACATTCTATTCTTCCACTGCGAGACTGTGCCG GCAGAGGAGATCTGTGACAACATCAAGCGGAGGGTTTCGggttcctccagcagcaggactCAGAAGATCGCAGAGGCCTCCAG gcTTCCTCAGGCTGGAGGAGAGATGATCGACCCTTACGGAATTCCAAGTCCCCCCATCGCACAGGCTCCAAATGCCCCGCCATCAAACCCTCCACCTTACCCTGGACCCAGAG CATCAAACGCTGTGAGCGGTGGGCCTGATCTCTCTTTCCTACGAGCAGAGCGAGAAGTG gCTATCCTCAACCACTGCTTCGACGACATCGAGAGCTTCATGGGCAAGCTGCAGCAGACGGCCGATGCTGCGACGGTGCTGagccagaggaagaagaaaaagaagaaaagtaaaaagcaaaCTGCAGAAG AAGACTTACTCACTATGAAGGCCCGCCCCCCACCAGAGGAGGAATTCATTGATATCTTCCAGAAATTCAAATATTGCTTCAGCCTACTG GCCCGTCTGAAATCAACCATCGCCAGTCCTTCATCAGAGGAGCTTGTTCACCATGTATTCAAACCTTTGGACATG ATGGTGAAAACAACCGGAGGACCAGCTCTGGGAGCCTCACTGTCCAGCCCCGCCATGACGAGCTCCGCTGTGTCCCTGCTAGACGACAACCTGAACGACGAGGAGAGGCAGCTGTGGAGGTCTCTGGGTCCAAACTGGACACACTCTCG CTCTCAGATCCGGGGGCCTGTAGCTCCATACACCCCTGTGTTCTTGGACGGTTGGAAACCAGAAGCCTTGAGAGCAGACGGGCAGGTTTGGGAAGATCCTGTGGAGTCACAGCACAAACATGAAGCCCTCCGAGTACAACAAGAG CTGGTTGGTCCTCCAGACAGCCACGTCGGCGATGAAAC agACGCCAGCACACTCCCGCAAGATCCCGAAAGACTCTACAGCTGCAGTTATGACTTCATAGCCAGGAACAGCAGCGAGCTTTCAGTGCAGCAGGGGGAGACACTTGAG GTGGTTGAATCATCCAAGCGCTGGTGGAAGTGTCGTAATCGGTTCAGCCAGATAGGCTTTGTCCCCTTCAACATCCTGGAGCCCATAACTCACATAGACAGCCCGGTCACCAACAAACCCCCCAGT GCTCCCGCCCCGCCTCCCCTCGCCAAGACTTTTTCTGTAGTCCTACCCAGCCCTCCTGCTCTGCCCCAGGCACCCACCCACTCCCCACAGCGCCCACGCAGCTTACCACCATACAACCAGCAAATGTCAGCCGCAGAGGACTCGGATAAAG TCATGTTGGTGAACGACGAGCTGCTCCAGAGGCTGACCAACGGGAAGACGAACCTACATAAACCTCTGGTCATCCCTCGCTCCTCAGAGACATCCGTTCCTCTGGACTTCCACTCTCCTCCAGAGGAAGTGGCCGAGTGGCTCAGAGGGAAAGGCTTCAGTGAACC GACGGTGTCATGTCTGGGAGTGCTGACGGGCGCCCAGCTCTTCTCCCTCAACAAGGAGGAGTTACGGGCTGTGATTCCAGACGAGGGTGCCAGAGTCTACAGTCAGCTCAATGTGCAGAAAGCACTGCTGGAG